From Elusimicrobiaceae bacterium, a single genomic window includes:
- the glgA gene encoding glycogen synthase GlgA has translation MNIVLAASEAVPFCKTGGLADVVGALSQQIAGRKGNKVLLFLPHYRNIRQISSLKVVPGTYLIPIGGKIEQVSLSYVNWGKVLVFFVGNRKYFDRPEYYHTKTGEYRDNDERFIFFSRAVLEGCKFIGFRPDIIHCHDWQTGLIPAYLKTVYKLDAFFTRTRSLFTVHNMAYQGHYGYSSFEKAGFHPVDFVPSKFEYYGGISFLKSGLVFADNLNTVSPTYAKEVQTDPAKGFGLEGVLKSRRKNFYGLVNGIDTDVWDPEVDPFLPMGYDAASFTQNKPFSKQQLQQTVGLEENAKKPLVGIVSRLDYQKGLDLALPLLDKYHGKVQFVVLGCGDARLEKQYSTLAKQYPSDIAYVGRLDEKLAHQIYAGADLFLMPSRFEPCGLSQLIAMKYGTLPLVSKVGGLADTVIGYKDGSDNAAATGFFLGSVSEAALTATLDKALQVYADKKIWNKLVKNAMLKDNSWDKSAQDYLDLYKKTAV, from the coding sequence ATGAATATCGTATTAGCTGCAAGCGAGGCAGTCCCATTTTGTAAAACAGGGGGACTGGCTGACGTAGTAGGGGCTTTAAGCCAACAAATAGCAGGCCGGAAAGGCAATAAAGTGCTATTATTTTTACCGCATTACCGCAATATACGACAGATTTCTTCTCTTAAAGTCGTACCGGGTACTTATCTGATTCCTATCGGCGGCAAGATTGAGCAAGTGTCACTTTCTTATGTGAACTGGGGCAAAGTATTGGTGTTCTTTGTAGGAAATCGCAAATATTTTGATCGCCCCGAGTATTATCACACCAAAACAGGGGAATACCGCGATAATGACGAACGGTTTATTTTCTTCTCCCGTGCGGTGTTGGAAGGCTGTAAATTTATTGGTTTCCGTCCGGATATCATTCATTGTCATGATTGGCAAACCGGTTTAATCCCGGCTTACTTGAAAACCGTGTACAAATTAGACGCCTTTTTCACTCGTACCCGCAGTTTGTTTACCGTACACAATATGGCCTACCAAGGGCACTACGGATACAGTAGTTTTGAAAAAGCAGGATTCCATCCGGTGGATTTTGTACCCAGTAAATTTGAATATTACGGCGGTATTAGTTTCTTAAAAAGCGGTTTAGTATTTGCCGATAATCTCAACACCGTCAGCCCCACCTACGCTAAAGAAGTGCAGACAGATCCCGCCAAGGGTTTTGGTTTGGAAGGGGTATTAAAATCCCGCCGGAAAAATTTTTACGGCCTTGTTAATGGGATTGATACGGACGTGTGGGACCCGGAAGTAGATCCGTTTTTACCCATGGGATATGATGCGGCCAGTTTTACTCAAAACAAACCGTTTTCCAAACAACAACTCCAACAAACAGTTGGTTTAGAAGAAAATGCTAAAAAACCGCTGGTAGGGATTGTGTCCCGTTTAGATTATCAGAAGGGACTCGATCTTGCATTGCCGTTGTTGGATAAATATCACGGCAAAGTGCAATTTGTGGTGCTGGGTTGTGGGGATGCTCGCCTGGAAAAACAATACAGTACCCTGGCCAAACAATATCCCTCTGACATAGCTTATGTGGGTCGTTTGGACGAAAAATTGGCGCACCAAATTTATGCCGGGGCGGATTTGTTTTTAATGCCTTCTCGATTTGAACCGTGCGGTTTATCCCAACTGATTGCCATGAAGTATGGCACCTTGCCTTTAGTAAGCAAAGTGGGGGGACTGGCCGATACGGTTATCGGATACAAAGACGGCTCGGACAATGCAGCAGCGACCGGGTTTTTCTTAGGCAGTGTCAGTGAGGCGGCGTTAACGGCCACCCTGGATAAGGCCTTGCAAGTTTATGCCGATAAAAAAATATGGAACAAGCTCGTGAAAAACGCGATGCTTAAAGATAATTCTTGGGATAAATCAGCTCAAGATTATTTGGATTTGTACAAAAAGACGGCGGTGTAA
- the scpB gene encoding SMC-Scp complex subunit ScpB, protein MSEQDTPETVQISTPAQPVVSVAENNTQPEELLQTEEAKQIIENLLFITDRPLKPARIAEVVENVNAKRVLEIIQQLAKEYEDTGRSIRILEIGGGYQMCTKPEYGRWVRRLYNEKMTTRLSNAALETLAIIAYKQPVTRAEMEMIRGVDVAAPLDKLLERGLVRVLGKRDTIGRPMVYGTTDEFLRVFGLNKISELPDLQVFAAKQLQEKQEDLPFDEKLPPLAEPAILTEENTTGDAADAFFRRPKDMFEDLPADTTTEQQTEAVSSETQSSSQPEPVTPETNKQEESV, encoded by the coding sequence ATGTCAGAACAAGATACCCCTGAAACGGTACAAATTTCAACCCCCGCACAACCGGTTGTAAGTGTGGCAGAAAATAATACACAACCGGAAGAATTGTTGCAAACGGAAGAGGCGAAACAAATTATTGAAAATTTATTGTTCATTACAGACCGCCCGCTAAAACCGGCCCGTATTGCCGAAGTGGTGGAAAACGTGAACGCTAAACGCGTGCTTGAAATTATTCAACAACTTGCCAAAGAATATGAAGACACCGGCCGTTCTATCCGTATTTTGGAAATCGGCGGGGGCTATCAAATGTGCACGAAACCCGAATACGGTCGTTGGGTGCGGCGGCTGTATAATGAAAAAATGACCACTCGTTTGTCTAATGCGGCGTTAGAGACTTTAGCGATTATTGCCTATAAACAACCGGTCACGCGCGCTGAAATGGAAATGATTCGCGGGGTAGATGTGGCCGCTCCGTTGGATAAATTATTAGAACGAGGGCTTGTGCGTGTTCTAGGCAAACGCGACACAATCGGTCGTCCTATGGTATATGGCACGACGGACGAATTTTTGCGTGTGTTTGGACTCAATAAAATTTCAGAATTGCCGGACCTGCAAGTGTTTGCCGCCAAACAACTACAGGAAAAGCAAGAAGATTTACCGTTTGATGAAAAACTGCCGCCACTGGCAGAGCCGGCTATTTTGACTGAGGAAAACACCACCGGTGATGCAGCAGATGCTTTTTTCAGACGTCCCAAAGATATGTTTGAAGATTTACCCGCTGACACAACTACGGAACAACAAACAGAGGCAGTATCGTCAGAAACGCAATCATCTTCTCAACCGGAACCGGTAACACCCGAAACGAACAAACAGGAGGAATCCGTATGA
- a CDS encoding segregation/condensation protein A, with the protein MISQKPINVHINIFEGPMDLLLHLIKKDNLDVAEVNVSEITKQYLEYLNVMKELNLEIAGDFLVMASTLMQIKAKSLLPSQVPTGENEGPDPAKELIAKLLEYQKYKEAGKFLDEKLEENKDNFYKSAPIFDNGEKVLNIQLFDLLSAVKRAFDRLDERKRIELLKIEEFPIENKMEKVVGMLKKRKWILLDDIFVGETKKRGIITCFMAVLELMKIKKLLARQDEHDGQIRIYLNPDNQEKDFRELMHGDAA; encoded by the coding sequence ATGATTAGTCAAAAACCGATTAACGTTCATATCAACATTTTTGAAGGTCCTATGGACCTGCTCCTGCATCTGATTAAAAAAGATAACTTAGATGTAGCGGAGGTGAACGTATCGGAAATTACGAAGCAGTATTTGGAATATCTCAATGTGATGAAGGAGTTGAACTTAGAAATTGCAGGCGATTTTTTGGTAATGGCCAGCACGCTTATGCAAATTAAGGCCAAGAGTTTGCTCCCTTCTCAAGTGCCCACCGGAGAAAATGAAGGACCGGATCCGGCCAAAGAATTAATCGCTAAGTTGCTGGAGTATCAAAAATATAAAGAAGCCGGCAAATTCTTAGACGAGAAACTGGAAGAAAATAAAGATAATTTTTACAAGTCGGCACCCATCTTTGACAACGGCGAAAAGGTGCTCAATATCCAATTGTTTGATTTGTTGTCCGCGGTCAAAAGAGCTTTTGACCGTTTGGATGAACGCAAACGTATTGAACTGCTTAAAATAGAAGAGTTTCCCATTGAAAATAAGATGGAAAAAGTGGTGGGAATGCTCAAGAAAAGAAAATGGATTTTGCTAGATGATATTTTTGTAGGGGAAACGAAAAAGCGCGGTATTATTACGTGCTTTATGGCGGTGCTGGAGCTGATGAAAATTAAGAAATTACTGGCCCGCCAAGATGAGCACGACGGTCAAATCCGTATTTATCTAAACCCCGATAATCAAGAAAAAGATTTCCGCGAACTGATGCATGGAGACGCGGCCTAA
- a CDS encoding alkaline phosphatase, translating into MKKLGLTVVLCLLVMVGCTKPAKNAVWIIADGMGPGTMGLFMEGVRNTQLDRYPDQRSTLEKFIDASVTGMYFDNTHDTVVTDSACAATQMACGALSRPDYIGLDHRLQPLETILEEAYKQGKSVGVISDAYVADATPAGFLAHTGSRKNKNEIARQLVASKAQIILGGGKKYFERQENKDLLQQAAQQGWTVVTDKNALAGVKEGRILGLFSDEGMPFYGDMDEHPQTPTLLEMTKKAIEILSQNKKGFVLMVEAGKVDWSLHDNEMGPTLWEMINLDETLSFVWNFAKKTADTLVYLNADHETGVPGFHYRHLDADTMKYKTAQGEKLYGGNTDYVNYPYFQNLFAHKHLLYYVYPEFKKLPIEQQTADKLQEMVNQAMGGEVNLQLNGQVPSYDDLILKMNQAQGLTWATKNHSSGMLLGIAYGPGADLFHGVYHNTDLKGKFEQALGFTAK; encoded by the coding sequence GTGAAGAAATTAGGACTTACGGTTGTACTTTGTTTGTTGGTGATGGTTGGATGTACCAAACCGGCTAAAAATGCGGTGTGGATTATTGCCGATGGTATGGGACCGGGCACCATGGGTTTGTTTATGGAAGGAGTGCGCAATACACAACTAGACCGCTACCCCGATCAACGGTCTACGCTGGAGAAGTTTATTGATGCGTCGGTGACGGGCATGTATTTTGACAATACCCATGATACGGTAGTTACCGATTCTGCGTGTGCAGCTACTCAAATGGCCTGCGGAGCATTGTCCCGACCGGATTATATCGGATTAGACCATCGCCTCCAACCCTTGGAGACTATTTTGGAGGAAGCCTATAAGCAAGGTAAGTCGGTAGGAGTGATCTCGGATGCTTATGTGGCCGATGCCACGCCGGCCGGCTTTTTGGCGCATACGGGTAGTCGTAAAAATAAGAATGAGATTGCGCGGCAACTGGTAGCCAGCAAAGCCCAAATTATTTTGGGTGGCGGGAAAAAATACTTTGAGCGACAAGAGAACAAAGATTTATTACAACAGGCCGCACAGCAAGGTTGGACAGTAGTAACCGATAAAAATGCTTTGGCTGGGGTAAAAGAAGGGCGTATATTGGGGCTGTTTAGCGATGAGGGAATGCCTTTTTACGGGGATATGGACGAGCACCCGCAAACACCCACTTTGCTGGAAATGACGAAGAAGGCCATAGAAATTTTAAGCCAGAATAAGAAAGGATTTGTATTAATGGTGGAAGCCGGTAAGGTGGATTGGTCCTTGCATGATAATGAAATGGGCCCTACTTTGTGGGAAATGATTAATTTGGATGAGACGTTGTCTTTTGTTTGGAATTTTGCAAAGAAAACAGCTGATACGCTGGTTTATCTGAATGCTGATCATGAGACCGGCGTGCCCGGATTTCACTACCGCCACTTGGATGCGGATACTATGAAATATAAAACTGCCCAAGGAGAAAAACTTTATGGCGGCAATACGGACTATGTTAATTATCCGTATTTTCAAAATCTGTTTGCGCATAAACACTTGTTGTACTATGTATATCCGGAGTTTAAAAAATTACCCATTGAGCAACAGACGGCTGACAAATTGCAGGAAATGGTTAATCAAGCGATGGGCGGAGAGGTAAATCTGCAATTGAACGGACAAGTTCCGTCGTACGATGACTTGATTTTGAAAATGAATCAGGCACAGGGATTAACATGGGCCACTAAAAATCATTCGTCGGGTATGTTGTTGGGCATTGCTTATGGACCGGGGGCGGATTTGTTTCATGGCGTGTACCACAATACAGATTTGAAAGGAAAATTTGAACAAGCACTTGGTTTTACGGCTAAGTAA